From one Streptomyces sp. N50 genomic stretch:
- a CDS encoding metallopeptidase family protein — protein sequence MLEMTREAFEELVSEALDRIPPELTRVMDNVAVFVEDEPDPSDPELLGLYEGTPLTERGEWYAGVLPDRISIYMGPTLRYCATTEDVVHEVAVTVVHEVAHHFGIEDERLHELGWG from the coding sequence GTGCTGGAAATGACACGCGAGGCGTTCGAAGAGCTGGTGAGTGAGGCCCTGGACCGGATCCCGCCGGAGCTGACGCGGGTCATGGACAACGTGGCCGTGTTCGTCGAGGACGAACCCGACCCGTCCGACCCCGAGCTGCTCGGCCTCTACGAGGGGACCCCGCTCACCGAGCGCGGCGAGTGGTACGCCGGGGTCCTCCCCGACCGGATCTCGATCTACATGGGCCCGACCCTGCGCTACTGCGCGACCACGGAGGACGTGGTCCACGAGGTCGCCGTCACGGTCGTCCACGAAGTCGCCCACCACTTCGGCATCGAGGACGAGCGGCTGCACGAACTCGGCTGGGGCTAG
- a CDS encoding metallophosphoesterase: MASVPVAALNRLRRAQHALIRQYRARRPRPTVELVPQPHPWPRALGLVMVVVVGAWLGLLIVGNVRAQVGPMNTTMTLRPSLTGGTKINVSPLGALSLDSHHAPVRLDVNVDQLDPERSQALVDHPERLSGLQDEVARDVEHGTLDLAVRSCTAVVLGATTLGLAVYRRPRRALAAGGLALTLLAASGATAYATWNPKSILEPKFSGLLSSAPSLVGNARNIVTEFDVYQKELARLVTNVTKLYDVTSTLPAYQPDPTTIRVLHVSDIHLNPASWKIIASLVEQYKVNVIVDTGDTMDHGTSAENGFLDPIADLGAPYVWVRGNHDSLATQRYLERIKNVHVLDEGRAETVAGIRFAGIGDPQFTPDRSTAPGADNAEELAGDQLASALRDQQAAGTPVDIALVHEPSAARQTDGEVPLVLAGHLHHEGTEVMKHGTRLRIEGSTGGSGLRAVEGKYPDPIEASILYIDRDTHRLQAWDEIKLGGLGLTTAEVSRHLPKENLPGAVQSPSPSPSPSPSESSGRSTSPSRTPSPSPSPSAS, translated from the coding sequence ATGGCCAGCGTCCCCGTCGCAGCCCTGAACCGCCTCCGCCGAGCCCAGCACGCCCTGATCCGCCAGTACCGTGCCCGCCGCCCCCGCCCCACCGTCGAACTCGTCCCCCAGCCCCACCCCTGGCCCCGCGCCCTCGGCCTCGTCATGGTCGTCGTGGTCGGGGCCTGGCTCGGCCTGCTGATCGTGGGCAACGTACGGGCCCAGGTCGGTCCCATGAACACGACCATGACCCTGCGCCCGTCCCTCACCGGCGGCACGAAGATCAACGTGTCCCCGCTCGGCGCCCTGTCCCTGGACAGCCACCACGCCCCGGTCCGCCTGGACGTCAACGTCGACCAGCTCGACCCCGAACGCTCCCAGGCCCTCGTCGACCACCCCGAGCGCCTCTCCGGCCTCCAGGACGAGGTCGCCCGCGACGTCGAACACGGCACCCTCGACCTCGCCGTACGGTCCTGCACGGCCGTGGTCCTGGGCGCTACGACCCTCGGCCTCGCGGTCTACCGCCGCCCCCGCCGGGCCCTCGCGGCCGGCGGCCTCGCCCTGACCCTCCTGGCCGCGTCCGGAGCGACGGCGTACGCGACCTGGAACCCGAAGTCGATCCTGGAACCGAAGTTCTCGGGCCTGCTCTCCTCCGCCCCGTCCCTGGTCGGCAACGCGCGCAACATCGTCACCGAATTCGACGTCTACCAGAAGGAGTTGGCCCGCCTGGTGACGAACGTGACGAAGCTCTACGACGTCACGTCGACGCTCCCCGCGTACCAGCCGGACCCGACCACGATCCGCGTCCTGCACGTCTCGGACATCCACCTGAACCCCGCGAGCTGGAAGATCATCGCGTCGCTGGTGGAGCAGTACAAGGTGAACGTGATCGTCGACACCGGCGACACCATGGACCACGGCACGAGCGCCGAGAACGGCTTCCTCGACCCCATCGCTGACCTGGGCGCGCCCTACGTCTGGGTCAGGGGCAACCACGACTCCCTCGCCACCCAGCGCTACCTGGAGCGGATCAAGAACGTGCACGTCCTGGACGAGGGGCGGGCGGAAACGGTCGCGGGCATACGCTTCGCGGGCATCGGCGACCCCCAGTTCACCCCGGACCGCTCGACCGCACCGGGCGCCGACAACGCGGAGGAACTCGCCGGCGACCAGCTCGCCTCCGCCCTCCGCGACCAGCAGGCCGCCGGCACCCCGGTCGACATCGCCCTGGTCCACGAACCGTCCGCGGCCCGCCAGACCGACGGCGAGGTCCCCCTCGTCCTGGCCGGCCACCTCCACCACGAGGGCACCGAGGTCATGAAGCACGGCACGCGCCTGCGCATCGAGGGCTCGACGGGCGGCAGCGGCCTGCGCGCCGTGGAGGGCAAGTACCCCGACCCGATCGAGGCGTCGATCCTCTACATCGACCGCGACACCCACCGCCTCCAGGCCTGGGACGAGATCAAGCTCGGCGGCCTGGGCCTGACGACGGCCGAGGTGAGCCGCCACCTCCCGAAGGAGAACCTGCCGGGCGCGGTCCAGTCACCCAGCCCGTCACCGAGTCCGTCCCCAAGTGAGTCCTCAGGCCGGTCCACAAGTCCGTCCCGGACCCCCTCCCCGAGCCCCTCCCCGTCGGCCTCGTAA